A window of Parus major isolate Abel unplaced genomic scaffold, Parus_major1.1 Scaffold329, whole genome shotgun sequence genomic DNA:
ATTCTGAGCGCTGCTGGCGGCCGGAGGTGGGAAATTCTGCTCGGGGCCAAAAGATTTCGCTGCTTCTgctggaaatttattttaaatttattaatttttaaaaatttattatttttattttcgggtttttattttaaattgcgTCTACGAAAcgatttggggttttttttaatctatttttggtttattttcttaaagcGCTGCTTGGTTATTCTGGGTTTATCTGGGAGCTTTTAGCAAGAAAATCGATTTATTCACcttaaaaaatacctgaaaaattCCGTGGCGCGGAGAACGGGGAGAAATCGGGgattttattctcttattttattcttttttttaatttaaaagggcAGGGAAATGCGGGAGTCGGTGGAATCTGCTGATTATACGGACAGGAATTTTAATGCGAGGGgggaaaaatcagcttttccctgATGCCCTCTCGTCTGCGGCATTTAAACGCAATTAATTCGGGAGATACTTGACCTGAAAACGTTCCGccttttgaaatacagaaaaaaaaaagagagagagaggggaaaaaaaataaaaaaagaaaagaaaagaagcgAGGTCGCTGCTCTACTTTTAATCTCTTGGGCAACTGTAATTTTAAACGAAATCTCAACATGATGCTACCCTCATTAGTTCCGAATGAAGGTTCATTACCTAGACagtatgaatattttattgctttatatccctttttttttactttttttttttggtcgGAAATGAAACGCCTTTGATCTTTTTCTCGGGTTGTAAAAAAGAATTGcctgtcattaaaaaaaaacctgtcgTCCCATCTGCCTTTACATTCTggatttcttttcatctgtttctttcttttctctttctttttttccctttatttcttttcccttttttcccctttttactttctccctttttccccctttttcccccttttttccccttttttccccttttttccccttttccttcctttttcttcccccctttttttttccttttcccccatttttccccccagtttttttttatcctttaccCACACCCCAAACCTGGGGTGACCTCCAAGAACGAAACCAGGATGAAATCTTTGCTCTGCCCATCAGAAAATCGTGACGAGCCTTTCAGGGCGGGGTGGGGACgcatttctcttttaaaaggcGGATTTTTGCCTTCGCCTCTCTTTGCTCCCCTCCACCTCCGCCCTCATCCCTAGAACCGacatttttggggtttttaaccccaaattaaaatccaaagtGCGGAGAGAAAGGTGGGAAAAATCCCgattttcctctccagcctcGCTGCTTTAATCCATCACCTTCCCCCCCATCCCAAGCGAATATTCCAATATTTCCAATGGGAAATCACCCCCGATttcccaaaaccccaaaagtttGCCCCAGAAGAGAATTGTGGCGGTAGGAGAAGATCTGTGACCGAGGAGGACGCATCTGTCTTCTATATGTACCCTGTAGATCCGAATTTGTGTAAAGGAAGTTGGGTCACAAATTCGTATCTAGGGGAATATGTAGTTGACACAAACACTACAAACCCAGAAGCCataaacccccccaaaaaaaccaaaaaaaacctcaaaaaataataataaaaaactaaaattaaaggGTTTAAGCAGAAAACCGCGTTAGGGCTCCAAAGGAATCCTTTGGGTTTGACCTCAGCTCAACTCGGCGATAAAACTTTATCATCGCTCCGAGATAAACCCGGGGCTGCCAAgggggggtttggggaggggggagtcGCGATATCGCCGCGATTTTCGGAGCGGGGACcgcaaatttttcatttgtgagGTCTCGACATcgattaaaacaaaaacaacccgaaaaaaaatattaatatatattattattattgttattattgatACGAGCGCTTTCCTCCCCGCGGAGAGTTTGGGGTCTGGCTGGGGGAATTGGGGGTGGCTTTTCAAAGGCTGCCGGGTCGCGGTGGCTTTTAAAGCGTCTTTATTTCGAGAGGAGAAGATGCATTAGGACTCGGCTTAATTGGCTTTTGTAATTGCTCATCAAGTCCCGGAGTTGGGGCTCGGAGGACGGGGCTGCTTTCCCGGCGTGGGAAAAGCGCTCCGGGCCGGCCCAAAATGGGATTTTAGGAGCTCGGGTACCCCGAATTAGCTGATGAATTTCTTATCGATCCCCGAGCAGCCCAATCCAtctctgccacctcctcccgcatcacccccagccccctctcGGGGGGGGTCGCGGCTCAGCTGCGCTGGATGGGGCGGGGGGCTCGCAACCCCCGAGATCCCCCCACGGCCGCCACccccttggaaaaaaaaccccattttttacCTCAAATCCTAattattctgggtttttttgtcgCCTTTCCCGGGGGGGGTGGGTGTGTTTGCCGTCCCCACCGcgtgtcccccagcccaggacacacCCCCGAGGGGATGGGCAGAGCCGGGGAGGGGGGACCGCGGCTCGGGGTGACCGGAGGGGGAGCGGACACCCCCCGGTGACCTCCCCGGGGATACCGGGGGGCCCCGGGAGAGCCCGGCCTGGCCAGCTTCCCTTATCCGGGGCTCGCCGTGCCCCTCGCCATTGGCCCGCGCTGTCACATGGAGCCAACTTTGTTCACTTGACAGTGAGGAGGAGGCTCCGCCAAACAGGAAAACGAGGAAAGGGAGGCGCagggggggcggggggggacGACAGGAATAAATTttaaggagagaaagagagccGGAGAGCCAGAGAGAagggggggcggggggggacGACAGGAATAAATTttaaggagagaaagagagccGGAGAGCCAGAGAGAGagatacatacatatatatctatatatatatattatttatatattattttctttcccccgAGCGCGaattttccccctcccctcccacccccgCCAAGAAATTAATGGCCATGAGCTCATTTTTGATCAACTCCAACTATGTGGACCCCAAGTTCCCACCCTGCGAGGAATATTCCCACAGCGATTACCTCCCCAACCACTCGCCGGAATATTACCAGAGGCACCGCCACGACTCTTTCCACCACGAATCCAACTCGTACGAGCCACGATCCTCGTGCAAGGAGCAGATTTACTGTCCCGGCTCCGGGATGTCCCCGCGGGGTCACATCCACGGCGGGCCGGGCCAGCGGAGCCGCCTCCCGGAGCCGCAGCGGGGCCGCAGCCCCAGCTCGCCCCCATCCTGCAGCCAAAATCCGGGAGAGCCCCGAGAGGAGCCCGTGGTTTACCCCTGGATGAAAAAAGTGCACGTGAGCACGGGTaagtggaggggaaaaaaaaaaaaaggagtctCGGGGCTTTATGGTTTAAGTAGCACCTCAAAGTCTTGTAGAAATCTTATTGCGGCGGTTGTAAAATAACCATTCCGGGGGGAGATTTACGAGCGCCTGTTTGCGGAGCGCTATAATTACATCCTCCATAAATTTTTATTGCTCTGCTTGGCCATGTGCCTTTGAAGTCTCTGTTACCATCCTCCTCCAATTTCTTGCAGGCtacttctcccttttttttttttttNNNNNNNNNNNNNNNNNNNNNNNNNNNNNNNNNNNNNNNNNNNNNNNNNNNNNNNNNNNNNNNNNNNNNNNNNNNNNNNNNNNNNNNNNNNNNNNNNNNNNNNNNNNNNNNNNNNNNNNNNNNNNNNNNNNNNNNNNNNNNNNNNNNNNNNNNNNNNNNNNNNNNNNNNNNNNNNNNNNNNNNNNNNNNNNNNNNNNNNNNNNNNNNNNNNNNNNNNNNNNNNNNNNNNNNNNNNNNNNNNNNNNNNNNNNNNNNNNNNNNNNNNNNNNNNNNNNNNNNNNNNNNNNNNNNNNNNNNNNNNNNNNNNNNNNNNNNNNNNNNNNNNNNNNNNNNNNNNNNNNNNNNNNNNNNNNNNNNNNNNNNNNNNNNNNNNNNNNNNNNNNNNNNNNNNNNNNNNNNNNNNNNNNNNNNNNNNNNNNNNNNNNNNNNNNNNNNNNNNNNNNNNNNNNNNNNNNNNNNNNNNNNNNNNNNNNNNNNNNNNNNNNNNNNNNNNNNNNNNNNNNNNNNNNNNNNNNNNNNNNNNNNNNNNNNNNNNNNNNNNNNNNNNNNNNNNNNNNNNNNNNNNNNNNNNNNNNNNNNNNNNNNNNNNNNNNNNNNNNNNNNNNNNNNNNNNNNNNNNNNNNNNNNNNNNNNNNNNNNNNNNNNNNNNNNNNNNNNNNNNNNNNNNNNNNNNNNNNNNNNNNNNNNNNNNNNNNNNNNNNNNNNNNNNNNNNNNNNNNNNNNNNNNNNNNNNNNNNNNNNNNNNNNNNNNNNNNNNNNNNNNNNNNNNNNNNNNNNNNNNNNNNNNNNNNNNNNNNNNNNNNNNNNNNNNNNNNNNNNNNNNNNNNNNNNNNNNNNNNNNNNNNNNNNNNNNNNNNNNNNNNNNNNNNNNNNNNNNNNNNNNNNNNNNNNNNNNNNNNNNNNNNNNNNNNNNNNNNNNNNNNNNNNNNNNNNNNNNNNNNNNNNNNNNNNNNNNNNNNNNNNNNNNNNNNNNNNNNNNNNNNNNNNNNNNNNNNNNNNNNNNNNNNNNNNNNNNNNNNNNNNNNNNNNNNNNNNNNNNNNNNNNNNNNNNNNNNNNNNNNNNNNNNNNNNNNNNNNNNNNNNNNNNNNNNNNNNNNNNNNNNNNNNNNNNNNNNNNNNNNNNNNNNNNNNNNNNNNNNNNNNNNNNNNNNNNNNNNNNNNNNNNNNNNNNNNNNNNNNNNNNNNNNNNNNNNNNNNNNNNNNNNNNNNNNNNNNNNNNNNNNNNNNNNNNNNNNNNNNNNNNNNNNNNNNNNNNNNNNNNNNNNNNNNNNNNNNNNNNNNNNNNNNNNNNNNNNNNNNNNNNNNNNNNNNNNNNNNNNNNNNNNNNNNNNNNNNNNNNNNNNNNNNNNNNNNNNNNNNNNNNNNNNNNNNNNNNNNNNNNNNNNNNNNNNNNNNNNNNNNNNNNNNNNNNNNNNNNNNNNNNNNNNNNNNNNNNNNNNNNNNNNNNNNNNNNNNNNNNNNNNNNNNNNNNNNNNNNNNNNNNNNNNNNNNNNNNNNNNNNNNNNNNNNNNNNNNNNNNNNNNNNNNNNNNNNNNNNNNNNNNNNNNNNNNNNNNNNNNNNNNNNNNNNNNNNNNNNNNNNNNNNNNNNNNNNNNNNNNNNNNNNNNNNNNNNNNNNNNNNNNNNNNNNNNNNNNNNNNNNNNNNNNNNNNNNNNNNNNNNNNNNNNNNNNNNNNNNNNNNNNNNNNaattttaatttttttaacatttccccATCcccctttttaaatttaaattttttttttaacatttccccacccccttttttttcttttcaatcttaatttttttttaacatttccccatctccccctccctttttctccccccatTTCCCCTCCTCGCCCCCCACCCTGGCAGTGAACCCCAATTTCTGCGGCGGGGAGCCCAAGCGCTCGCGCACGGCCTACACGCggcagcaggtgctggagctggagaaggaattcCACTACAGCCGCTACCTGACGCGCCGGCGCCGCGTGGAGATCGCCCACGCCCTGGGCCTGGCCGAGCGCCAGATCAAGATCTGGTTCCAGAACCGCCGCATGAAGTGGAAAAAGGATCACAAGTTACCCAACACCAAGAGCCGCGCGGGATCCGCCGCTGGATCCCTGCAGATCCCGCAGGGAGGAGCCCAGAGTCAGATCCAGCCGGGGGGAGCCCAAAATCAGATCCCGCAGGGGGGATCCCAAAGGCAAATCCCGCTGGGAGGATCCCAAAATCAAATCCCACAAGGAGGATCCCAAAATCAGATCCCACCAGGAGGATCCCAAAGGCAAATCTCACTGGGAGGATCCCAAAATCAGATCCCACAAGGAGGATCCCAAAGGCAAATCCCTCTGGGAGGATCCCAAAATCAAATCCCAGCAGGAGGATCCCAAACGAGGATCCCACCAGGAGCACCCCAAGTGCAAATCCCAGCAGGAGGGTCCCAAGTGCGGATCCCACCGGGAGGATGCCAATCACAGATCCCACCGGGAGGATCCCAAGCGCAGATCGTgcagggaggatcccaaaatcAGGTCCCACAAAGAGGATCCCAAACGCAGATCCCACCTGGAGGATCCCAGATGCAGATCACACAAGGAGGATCCTAAACGCAAATCCCGCAAGGAGGATCCCAGACTCGATCCCACCTGGAGGATCCCAGACACAAATCCCACCAGGAGTATCCCACACTTGATCACACAAAGAGGATCTGAAACTCCATCCCACCAGGAGGATCCCAGACTCGATCTTGCCAGGAGGATCCCGGACTCGATCCCACCAGGAGGCTCCTAAGTACAAATCCCACCAGGAGGATCCCAAATGCAAATCCTGCAAGGAGAATCCCACACTTGATCCCACAAAGAGGATCCCAAACTCAATCCCACCAGGAGGATCCCAGACACAAATCCCACTGGGAGGATCCCACGCTTGATCCCACAAAGAGGATCCCAAATACAAATCCTGCAAGGAGGATGATCCCAAACTCGATCCCACCAGGATGATCCCAANNNNNNNNNNNNNNNNNNNNNNNNNNNNNNNNNNNNNNNNNNNNNNNNNNNNNNNNNNNNNNNNNNNNNNNNNNNNNNNNNNNNNNNNNNNNNNNNNNNNNNNNNNNNNNNNNNNNNNNNNNNNNNNNNNNNNNNNNNNNNNNNNNNNNNNNNNNNNNNNNNNNNNNNNNNNNNNNNNNNNNNNNNNNNNNNNNNNNNNNNNNNNNNNNNNNNNNNNNNNNNNNNNNNNNNNNNNNNNNNNNNNNNNNNNNNNNNNNNNNNNNNNNNNNNNNNNNNNNNNNNNNNNNNNNNNNNNNNNNNNNNNNNNNNNNNNNNNNNNNNNNNNNNNNNNNNNNNNNNNNNNNNNNNNNNNNNNNNNNNNNNNNNNNNNNNNNNNNNNNNNNNNNNNNNNNNNNNNNNNNNNNNNNNNNNNNNNNNNNNNNNNNNNNNNNNNNNNNNNNNNNNNNNNNNNNNNNNNNNNNNNNNNNNNNNNNNNNNNNNNNNNNNNNNNNNNNNNNNNNNNNNNNNNNNNNNNNNNNNNNNNNNNNNNNNNNNNNNNNNNNNNNNNNNNNNNNNNNNNNNNNNNNNNNNNNNNNNNNNNNNNNNNNNNNNNNNNNNNNNNNNNNNNNNNNNNNNNNNNNNNNNNNNNNNNNNNNNNNNNNNNNNNNNNNNNNNNNNNNNNNNNNNNNNNNNNNNNNNNNNNNNNNNNNNNNNNNNNNNNNNNNNNNNNNNNNNNNNNNNNNNNNNNNNNNNNNNNNNNNNNNNNNNNNNNNNNNNNNNNNNNNNNNNNNNNNNNNNNNNNNNNNNNNNNNNNNNNNNNNNNNNNNNNNNNNNNNNNNNNNNNNNNNNNNNNNNNNNNNNNNNNNNNNNNNNNNNNNNNNNNNNNNNNNNNNNNNNNNNNNNNNNNNNNNNNNNNNNNNNNNNNNNNNNNNNNNNNNNNNNNNNNNNNNNNNNNNNNNNNNNNNNNNNNNNNNNNNNNNNNNNNNNNNNNNNNNNNNNNNNNNNNNNNNNNNNNNNNNNNNNNNNNNNNNNNNNNNNNNNNNNNNNNNNNNNNNNNNNNNNNNNNNNNNNNNNNNNNNNNNNNNNNNNNNNNNNNNNNNNNNNNNNNNNNNNNNNNNNNNNNNNNNNNNNNNNNNNNNNNNNNNNNNNNNNNNNNNNNNNNNNNNNNNNNNNNNNNNNNNNNNNNNNNNNNNNNNNNNNNNNNNNNNNNNNNNNNNNNNNNNNNNNNNNNNNNNNNNNNNNNNNNNNNNNNNNNNNNNNNNNNNNNNNNNNNNNNNNNNNNNNNNNNNNNNNNNNNNNNNNNNNNNNNNNNNNNNNNNNNNNNNNNNNNNNNNNNNNNNNNNNNNNNNNNNNNNNNNNNNNNNNNNNNNNNNNNNNNNNNNNNNNNNNNNNNNNNNNNNNNNNNNNNNNNNNNNNNNNNNNNNNNNNNNNNNNNNNNNNNNNNNNNNNNNNNNNNNNNNNNNNNNNNNNNNNNNNNNNNNNNNNNNNNNNNNNNNNNNNNNNNNNNNNNNNNNNNNNNNNNNNNNNNNNNNNNNNNNNNNNNNNNNNNNNNNNNNNNNNNNNNNNNNNNNNNNNNNNNNNNNNNNNNNNNNNNNNNNNNNNNNNNNNNNNNNNNNNNNNNNNNNNNNNNNNNNNNNNNNNNNNNNNNNNNNNNNNNNNNNNNNNNNNNNNNNNNNNNNNNNNNNNNNNNNNNNNNNNNNNNNNNNNNNNNNNNNNNNNNNNNNNNNNNNNNNNNNNNNNNNNNNNNNNNNNNNNNNNNNNNNNNNNNNNNNNNNNNNNNNNNNNNNNNNNNNNNNNNNNNNNNNNcttcctttcattttccttattttgtttttattctttcctttccttctttttcccccatcccattttccctttctaatttcctaatttttatttcatttcaatttctctCCTCTCCAAACCCAAAGTTTTTCTCTCGTCGTCCCAAAGACTCCGAAttggagagaaagaggaaaaaaattttacaaaaataccaaaaactCGCtataaaaacaaccaaaatctGCTCCGGGGACTTGGGGAGCTCTCGGATTTTGGgtcaaaaaccccaaatttccaTAAAAAAGCGGAAAATTTGGTCCAGGATGTGTTGGACAAAGAAAGGACGAGGATGAAGAGGGTGCAAAACCCTTTTAAATTCggattattttggtttttttttaaattaaatccattGTGAGCCAGagggggggtggggagggagaggatttggggctgaaaatgtgaatttagggggtggggggaggggtTTGCCTCCATCCGCCCCTCCCCCACCTCCATCGCTCCCTTTGTCCTTCGGGATATCCCGGATTTACCTGGAATtccacccaaaaaaaaatcggaaataaatttttcatcaCCGATTTGCCCCCgtgtgattatttttaatttttggggtGGGAGTTTTGTTGTTGGCggaagagggaaaataaatttatttatttttatcattaaaaatgaaagtataattaaatatattaataattaatacataaatatatatctaaTTAAATAtaggaaatataatttaaattcaaaaaggttttttttttccaaattaagaattaaaatacgAAGAAAACGAAATGAAAAAATGGATTTCTCTAAGGATTGAAGTAGGATTAGAGCTGAATAAAAAGTATGTGAAAAAATTggaattaaaattaagtaaaaaatcaaataaataaacgGATTCCTTTAAACtgaggaataaaaatagaattaaaaataaattaaaaaataaagagatcGCTTTAGAAttgggaataaaaatataagtaaaattaaatttaaaaaggcgtaatttttttttaagttaaacaTGGaagtgtaattaaaataaaagtaaggaATAAGGAATNGGGAGGATCCCACGCTTGATCCCACAAAGAGGATCCCAAATACAAATCCTGCAAGGAGGATGATCCCAAACTCGATCCCACCAGGATGATCCCAAACACAAATTCCACCGGGAGGATCCCAAACACAAACCCTGCAAGAAGGTTGATCCCAAACTTGATCCCACCAGGATGATCCCAAACTGGATTCTACCAGGAGGATCTCGGACTTGATCCCAGCAGGATGATCCCAAACACAAACCCTGCAAGAAGGATGATCCCAAACTTGATCCCACCAAGAGGATCCCAAACACAAATCCCACCAGGATGATCCCAAACTCGATCCCACAAAGAGGATCCCAAACTCAGATCCCACAAAGAGGATCCCAAACTCAGATCCCACCAGGATGATCCCAAACTCAGATCCCACCAGGAGGATCCCAAACCCAGATCCCACAAAGAGGATCCCAAACTCAATCCCACAAAGAGGATCCCAAACTCAGATCCCACAAAGAGGATCCCAAACTCAGATCCCACCAGGAGGATCCCAAATGCAAATCCTGCAAGGAGAATCCCACACTTGATCCCACAAAGAGGATCCCAAACTCAGATCCCACCAGGAGGATCCCAAACTCGATCCCACCAGGATGATCCCAAACACAAACCTTGCAAGAAGGATGATCCCAAACTCAGATCCCACCAGGATGATCCCAAACCCAGATCCCACAGACCACCCACCCTACAACCCGAACTCACAGAGACGCCAACACCCCAGAACTCCAACCcctattattataattattattattattaattattattattaattattattattattaattattatcCTAATTATTTCAACCTCTCCCCCCAAACCCTCTGCGCTCTCTCGCCGAGCGAGGGCCGGGGAAGGGTTGATTTTTCGCCGGGATTTGGCGGAGATGGATCCTCGTTTCATCTTTAATCACGCCGAGCTCGGCCCCATTTGTCATGTTTACTCTGGCGTACAAAGGCCGGACCTTATGTCTGCTATTACCTCGACAACAGCGCTGCCTTTAATAAATGAGCTCGCTCTCTCCCACACCAACTGCGATTTCTACACCGCCCCCTTTCTAGTTGGATTTTTTNNNNNNNNNNNNNNNNNNNNNNNNNNNNNNNNNNNNNNNNNNNNNNNNNNNNNNNNNNNNNNNNNNNNNNNNNNNNNNNNNNNNNNNNNNNNNNNNNNNNNNNNNNNNNNNNNNNNNNNNNNNNNNNNNNNNNNNNNNNNNNNNNNNNNNNNNNNNNNNNNNNNNNNNNNNNNNNNNNNNNNNNNNNNNNNNNNNNNNNNNNNNNNNNNNNNNNNNNNNNNNNNNNNNNNNNNNNNNNNNNNNNNNNNNNNNNNNNNNNNNNNNNNNNNNNNNNNNNNNNNNNNNNNNNNNNNNNNNNNNNNNNNNNNNNNNNNNNNNNNNNNNNNNNNNNNNNNNNNNNNNNNNNNNNNNNNNNNNNNNNNNNNNNNNNNNNNNNNNNNNNNNNNNNNNNNNNNNNNNNNNNNNNNNNNNNNNNNNNNNNNNNNNNNNNNNNNNNNNNNNNNNNNNNNNNNNNNNNNNNNNNNNNNNNNNNNNNNNNNNNNNNNNNNNNNNNNNNNNNNNNNNNNNNNNNNNNNNNNNNNNNNNNNNNNNNNNNNNNNNNNNNNNNNNNNNNNNNNNNNNNNNNNNNNNNNNNNNNNNNNNNNNNNNNNNNNNNNNNNNNNNNNNNNNNNNNNNNNNNNNNNNNNNNNNNNNNNNNNNNNNNNNNNNNNNNNNNNNNNNNNNNNNNNNNNNNNNNNNNNNNNNNNNNNNNNNNNNNNNNNNNNNNNNNNNNNNNNNNNNNNNNNNNNNNNNNNNNNNNNNNNNNNNNNNNNNNNNN
This region includes:
- the LOC107198806 gene encoding homeobox protein Hox-B4-like, whose amino-acid sequence is MAMSSFLINSNYVDPKFPPCEEYSHSDYLPNHSPEYYQRHRHDSFHHESNSYEPRSSCKEQIYCPGSGMSPRGHIHGGPGQRSRLPEPQRGRSPSSPPSCSQNPGEPREEPVVYPWMKKVHVSTVNPNFCGGEPKRSRTAYTRQQVLELEKEFHYSRYLTRRRRVEIAHALGLAERQIKIWFQNRRMKWKKDHKLPNTKSRAGSAAGSLQIPQGGAQSQIQPGGAQNQIPQGGSQRQIPLGGSQNQIPQGGSQNQIPPGGSQRQISLGGSQNQIPQGGSQRQIPLGGSQNQIPAGGSQTRIPPGAPQVQIPAGGSQVRIPPGGCQSQIPPGGSQAQIVQGGSQNQVPQRGSQTQIPPGGSQMQITQGGS